The window AACTTACCATTTTTACTTTCATGTTTCTATTATTTAAGTGATTAAACATTTAATTACGATATAAGCAACATTCAGGCAGATTGTTGTAAACTTCATCACTGGCCTTAAACTTTTCTGTATCATGCCCGGCTTGAGCTATGGCCATATGGATGGTGTTAAGATCAGCCAAGGCGTTATCGTATTCCACATGGATTTTTTTAGTTTTAACGTCCCAATCAGCAGATGAGACTCCCTGAACAGATTTGGCGGCTTTCTCAATACGTTCCTTGCACATATCGCAGTTGCCTGAAACGCCAAACATGGCATGCTGAAAGGTCTGAGTTGAGGTATTCCCTGCAGAAACATTATTTAGGTTTTTATTTAACTCTGGAGCAGCAGGCATATTCATTCCCGGCATGGTGGATGTTTGTCCGCCCTGACGGTTCATCATGCTGGGCTTACCTTCCAACTGTGCGGCGGCATCAACGCTGAATACGCCCTGCGTGACAATTTCCTCCCCTTCATTCAATCCATTCATCACTACATAGCTGCTTCCCAACATGGGACCGACTTCTATCTCGCGCATTTTAAACACCGGCTCATCAGTTTCCGTTTGTTTCACATATACAACAGAGCGTTTGCCCGTCCATAATACCGCAGTGCCGGGAATGATTAAATTGTCATTGTATTGATTGAGGTTTGCCTCAACAAGGCCGGTTGCAAACATTTCGGGCTTTAATTTTCCGGCCTGGTTGTTGATTTCTACCCGGACTTTTGCGACGCGGGTAACGGGATCGAGCACCGGATCAATAAAGGAAATATTGTCTGAAAAATTGACTCCAGGCATAGCCTGAACAGTGAAAGTAAGATGATCACCTTTTGCCAGAAAAGGAAGGTCGCTTTCATAGGCATCGAACATCACCCATACATGCGAAAGATCTGCCACATCAAATAGTACCGTGCCGGGGGAAATATAATCGCCATTATTGACCCTTCTTGCAGTAACAATACCGGTTGTATTGGCATATACTTCAAAATCAGATTTGGCAATGCCTGAGCTCTCAATGCCGGCAATCTGATTATCGGTCAGTTTCCACTGGCGAAGTTTATCTTTTGCTGCCTCATAAAGGATAGGTTGCGATGATTTTGTTTTGGCTGTTTCAAGCAGTTCCTGCTGGGCTGTTATCAAATCGGGTGAATATATTACGGCCAGCTTTTGTCCTTTTCCGACTGTTTCACCTGTATAGTTTACAAACAATTTTTCAATACGGCCTGGCAGATAAGACACCTGGCTTTGTAACATTCGTT of the Bacteroidales bacterium genome contains:
- a CDS encoding efflux RND transporter periplasmic adaptor subunit, which produces MKRKKIFYIITLIIGIFLGWLFFHSPDQKEEKQDLTVETVKSTIWTCAMHPQIRMHEPGKCPICGMDLIPLNQSNTSTDPDAIHLSKEAAQLANVLTSTVSRQKPVKEVRLYGKVQADERMLQSQVSYLPGRIEKLFVNYTGETVGKGQKLAVIYSPDLITAQQELLETAKTKSSQPILYEAAKDKLRQWKLTDNQIAGIESSGIAKSDFEVYANTTGIVTARRVNNGDYISPGTVLFDVADLSHVWVMFDAYESDLPFLAKGDHLTFTVQAMPGVNFSDNISFIDPVLDPVTRVAKVRVEINNQAGKLKPEMFATGLVEANLNQYNDNLIIPGTAVLWTGKRSVVYVKQTETDEPVFKMREIEVGPMLGSSYVVMNGLNEGEEIVTQGVFSVDAAAQLEGKPSMMNRQGGQTSTMPGMNMPAAPELNKNLNNVSAGNTSTQTFQHAMFGVSGNCDMCKERIEKAAKSVQGVSSADWDVKTKKIHVEYDNALADLNTIHMAIAQAGHDTEKFKASDEVYNNLPECCLYRN